The following are encoded together in the Lactuca sativa cultivar Salinas chromosome 1, Lsat_Salinas_v11, whole genome shotgun sequence genome:
- the LOC111909028 gene encoding protein CLMP1, which translates to MGKSGGRKKKGGVVNQNQNPSQTESQVSGVNTKPSSITPNGGVGIDLDPTIFLKRAHELKEEGNKRFQSRDFVGALEQYENALKLTPKTHPDRAVYHSNKAACLMQMKPIDYKTVISECSMALQVQPQYVRALLRRARAFEAVGKYEMAMLDVQTLLGAEPNHRDALEIARRLRAPIIGARQEAQQDLHSRPSPAALGASAIRGAPIAGLGPCLPARPVPKKTGTAPSVPVSVPNNKTYPVPPIEIDPEVKTTQMPKLVLKPSNGGSNKPTANGDKDSQKEKVVLSSKLQALEVAIQWRPLKLVYDHDIRLAQMPVNCNFKVLREIVSKRFPSSKSVLIKYKDDDGDLVTITCTRELRLAESIADGLVLPDKEPDTEKFDLFGVLKLHIVEVTPEQEPPLLEEVEEEEVEEEKPVEIESIEVENNGSHSNSESEQKPEKEAEKIPDDPELKEVEMDDWLFEFAQLFRTHVGIDPDAHIDLHEIGMELCSEALEETVTSEEAQTLFDKAASKFQEVAALAFFNWGNVHMCAARKRIPIDDSGDQETVSTRLQAAYEWVKEKYTLAREKYEEALMIKPDFYEGLLALGQQQFEMAKLYWSFVVAKKDDLSKWDPTETIKLFDSAEEKMKSATEMWEKLEEQRAKEAKDPNFISKKEESLKKKSKSGGEEKVNSDEAAEQAAVMRSQIHLFWGNMLFERSQVECKLGLTGWKENLDTAVDRFKLAGASEVDIATVLKNHCSNAETEDKKVKDLTSDVADQS; encoded by the coding sequence ATGGGGAAATCTGGAGGTAGGAAGAAGAAGGGTGGCGTTGTCaatcaaaatcaaaaccctagtcaAACCGAGAGTCAAGTGTCGGGAGTTAACACCAAACCGTCATCAATAACACCTAATGGCGGTGTTGGTATTGATTTGGATCCAACTATTTTCTTAAAGAGAGCTCACGAGCTTAAAGAAGAAGGCAACAAGAGGTTTCAATCAAGAGACTTCGTGGGTGCACTTGAACAATACGAGAACGCTCTTAAACTCACCCCAAAAACCCACCCAGATCGAGCTGTCTACCACAGCAATAAAGCCGCTTGTTTGATGCAAATGAAGCCCATAGATTACAAAACTGTGATCTCCGAGTGCTCCATGGCACTTCAAGTTCAACCCCAATATGTTCGAGCATTGCTTCGTAGGGCTCGAGCTTTTGAAGCTGTAGGGAAGTATGAAATGGCAATGTTGGATGTCCAAACACTCTTAGGAGCCGAACCAAATCATCGCGATGCTTTGGAAATTGCCCGAAGACTGCGAGCCCCAATCATTGGGGCTCGCCAGGAGGCCCAACAGGACCTCCATAGCCGCCCTTCACCGGCGGCTTTAGGGGCTTCCGCCATCCGCGGAGCCCCAATTGCTGGACTCGGGCCCTGTCTGCCTGCCCGTCCAGTTCCAAAAAAGACGGGCACCGCCCCTTCTGTTCCGGTCAGTGTTCCCAACAATAAGACTTATCCGGTCCCACCTATTGAGATTGACCCTGAAGTCAAAACCACCCAAATGCCAAAGCTTGTTTTGAAGCCTTCTAATGGTGGTTCCAATAAACCTACTGCTAATGGTGATAAGGATTCCCAAAAGGAAAAGGTTGTGTTATCTTCAAAACTGCAAGCTTTAGAGGTTGCAATTCAATGGAGACCTTTGAAACTTGTGTATGATCATGATATACGTCTCGCCCAAATGCCAGTGAACTGTAACTTTAAAGTTTTGAGAGAGATTGTGAGCAAAAGGTTTCCATCTTCTAAGTCTGTTTTGATTAAATACAAAGATGATGATGGAGATTTAGTGACTATAACATGTACCCGTGAGCTCAGATTGGCTGAATCGATTGCAGATGGTCTTGTGCTTCCTGATAAAGAACCCGATACCGAAAAATTCGATTTATTTGGGGTTTTGAAATTGCATATTGTCGAGGTTACCCCTGAGCAGGAGCCACCATTgttagaagaagtagaagaagaagaagtggaagaagaaaAACCGGTTGAGATCGAGAGTATTGAAGTGGAGAACAACGGGTCCCATTCCAATTCCGAAAGTGAACAAAAACCGGAAAAAGAAGCCGAAAAAATACCTGATGATCCGGAGTTGAAAGAAGTTGAAATGGACGATTGGTTGTTTGAATTCGCTCAGTTATTCCGGACCCACGTCGGAATCGACCCGGATGCTCATATCGACTTACACGAGATCGGAATGGAATTGTGTTCCGAAGCCTTGGAAGAAACCGTAACAAGTGAAGAAGCTCAAACTCTATTCGACAAAGCGGCTTCAAAGTTCCAAGAAGTGGCGGCTTTGGCTTTTTTCAATTGGGGAAACGTTCACATGTGTGCAGCCCGGAAACGGATTCCGATCGATGATTCCGGGGATCAAGAAACAGTGTCCACACGCCTTCAAGCAGCATACGAATGGGTGAAAGAGAAGTACACTTTAGCAAGAGAAAAATACGAAGAAGCATTGATGATAAAACCCGATTTTTACGAAGGGTTACTCGCGTTAGGCCAACAACAATTTGAAATGGCGAAACTTTATTGGTCGTTTGTTGTTGCAAAAAAAGACGATTTGTCAAAGTGGGACCCGACTGAAACGATTAAGCTTTTCGATAGTGCTGAAGAGAAGATGAAATCCGCAACCGAAATGTGGGAGAAGCTTGAAGAACAAAGAGCGAAAGAAGCTAAAGATCCGAATTTCATCAGCAAGAAAGAAGAATCTTTGAAGAAGAAGTCAAAGAGTGGTGGTGAAGAAAAAGTCAACAGTGATGAGGCGGCAGAACAGGCGGCTGTTATGAGGTCTCAGATACATCTTTTTTGGGGGAATATGCTTTTTGAAAGATCTCAAGTTGAGTGTAAATTGGGTTTGACCGGTTGGAAGGAAAATTTGGACACTGCGGTTGACCGGTTTAAGCTTGCGGGTGCATCTGAGGTTGACATTGCAACCGTTTTGAAGAATCATTGCTCAAATGCTGAAACTGAGGACAAAAAGGTGAAAGATTTAACTTCAGATGTTGCTGATCAATCTTAA